Part of the Bdellovibrio bacteriovorus genome, CTTAAAAAAGCGCGTGGAGAAACGGCGACCGTTTTACCAATTCCGGCTCCGCTAGAGACGGGTGAAGAAATCCGCATCGAAGAGCGGATTCGCCAGTCGATGAAACAAAACGAAGTCACGTCGGCCATTCAGGATGCGGTGATTATTTTAAATCAATATCCGGGCAGTCGTTCGGCACGTCGACTCAAAGATCGTCCTTTAGAAATTTATCTGCAAATCAGTGATGCCAATGCCAAAAGCAAAGCGCTGAATTTGATGGAAGAGGCGGATGGCAGTCGGATTTTAGAGTGGGCGCAAAATCTGCATCGTCGGGCTGATTACGCGGCCGCCTTAAAGCTTTCCGAAGAAGCCTCAGAAAAATTGTCAGGCTCGGCCCAAGCCACTAGTGCATTATGGATGGCCGGGCGCAGTGCTCATTTCTTAGGTCAATACGGCGAGGCTTTGAAATACTTCAATAAACTGATTGTCGGGCATAATGGCTCTGACGAAGCGGCGGAAGCTTTGTTCCGTTCGAGCTTGATTTATTATCGTCAAAAAGATTATTCCAGCAGCTCGGCTCTGTTAGAGCGTCTGCTTTTGCAAAATCGGGATCGCTATGACTTAAACGGTCGTTATTGGTTGGTGCGCGCTTTACAGCAAACTAATCCCGAACGCGCCAAGATTGAAGCGGCCGACTTAATAAATCGTTATCCTTTTTCGTATTACGGATTAAGACTGCGCGCCGAAGCCCAAGATATGAAGCTGACTTGGCCTGAGGTGAAAGAAAAAAATATTTCTTTGCAAAGTGATATTTACCTTGTGGGCGAACAAAAAAAATCATGGCAGCGCTTTAAAGAACTGTCGGCGGCGGGCTGGTTAACGGAGGCTCAAAAAGAGTTGTCGGGCTTACCGCCTATTAAAGATGCTACTTTGAAAATGACGATGGCCCAGAAGTTTGCGGATCGTGGTCAATTCATGCCCGCGATTCGTTTTGTCAACGAAGCGATGGAAGCAGATCCACATTTGCGGCAAGAACAGTTTTTAAAAATCGGGTACCCCATGATTTTCAAAGATCTTTATAATGCCGAATCAGAACGCTATGGTGTGAGCTCGGTGGTGTTGCGCAGTCTGACTCGTCAAGAAAGTGGCTTTAATTTGCGAGCCGTGTCCACGTCCAACGCTTTGGGTTTGATGCAGATGATTCCGCCCACGGCCCAAGAAGTCTCAAAAAAACTGGGACTGAAAATTGAATTACCCGACGATATGTTCCGTCCCGAAGTAAATATTCCGATGGGCTCGTTCTATGTTTCCCAGATGTTAGACCAGTTCAAAGATAATATTCCGTTCGCACTCGCCGCTTATAACGCAGGACCTACCAGAGTTAAAATCTGGATCGAGTTGCGTCCCGAAGTAAGTGCTTTGTTAACAAAACAAAGCAGCGAAATTGCAGATGAGCTGTGGTTTGATGAGCTTCCATGGACAGAAACCAGTTTTTACGTGAAAGCCATACTGCGCAACATTTTGCTCTATCGTCTAGTCGATGAAGGCCCGCTGACTTTAAAACCCGTCCTATGGGCGGATTTGCGGAATAAAAAGGCAAAATAAGGGCGTTGTTTTATTGAAAAATGGCCCTTCTTTCTGTAGCCTAAAACCTGCGTCGAAAGAGAGGGCTCATGCGGAGACTTTACACACTGGTTTTGGTCCTGGCCATGATGGCTGGTTGTGCACATAAAAATGATGGTGCTTCAACAAAACAAATCCCAGGAACGGGACCAACCTCGGAATCAGAGATCAAAGACATCTCTTCATTCCGTTTGTCTGATCCGGAAGGCCCTAAGGTGGTCGATCAGGAGTTGGAAACAATTCCTACAGAAGTAAATCCCTTGGTTGAAAAGTGGATTGCCTATTTCCAAGGACGGGGACGTCCTCATATGGAACGTTACTTAGCTCGTTCCACTCGTTATGAAAAACTAATGAAAAAAGTTTTGCGTGATAACGGTCTTCCTGAAGACTTGTTCTATATCGCATTGATTGAGTCCGGATTTAGTTCGCATGCCACCTCGCACGCTTCGGCGGTCGGTTACTGGCAGTTTATTCGCGGAACGGGAAAACGGTATGGTTTAGAGATCACACCGTTTGTGGACGAACGTCGTGACCCGGTATTTGCCACGCAAGCGGCGGCTGAATATTTCAAAGGTTTATATTCAGTTTTTGGATCTTGGTATTT contains:
- a CDS encoding transglycosylase SLT domain-containing protein, whose translation is MMKKTSVLMLALAASVPVGAQVSKISVLKDLPAKPVVDLYSLKSEKKTKLSPLSQLKDYEIRLKWSECSKLAPKVFATSKDLQGWVALAWLHCAEQENKKGSSTLSIQAALNAIDGHEKLFAEGPWSSDLAQSYSSLRLKILEAQVAKKDLKAVTALEKILADRYQLSKDQKALVYQLLGDLALLKVNYPEAQFLFEQAQEYKDSAYLQEKLDFLKKARGETATVLPIPAPLETGEEIRIEERIRQSMKQNEVTSAIQDAVIILNQYPGSRSARRLKDRPLEIYLQISDANAKSKALNLMEEADGSRILEWAQNLHRRADYAAALKLSEEASEKLSGSAQATSALWMAGRSAHFLGQYGEALKYFNKLIVGHNGSDEAAEALFRSSLIYYRQKDYSSSSALLERLLLQNRDRYDLNGRYWLVRALQQTNPERAKIEAADLINRYPFSYYGLRLRAEAQDMKLTWPEVKEKNISLQSDIYLVGEQKKSWQRFKELSAAGWLTEAQKELSGLPPIKDATLKMTMAQKFADRGQFMPAIRFVNEAMEADPHLRQEQFLKIGYPMIFKDLYNAESERYGVSSVVLRSLTRQESGFNLRAVSTSNALGLMQMIPPTAQEVSKKLGLKIELPDDMFRPEVNIPMGSFYVSQMLDQFKDNIPFALAAYNAGPTRVKIWIELRPEVSALLTKQSSEIADELWFDELPWTETSFYVKAILRNILLYRLVDEGPLTLKPVLWADLRNKKAK